The following DNA comes from Pleuronectes platessa chromosome 9, fPlePla1.1, whole genome shotgun sequence.
TATTTCACACCCTCATAATGAATAATTAAAGATACATTGGCaataatattgttttgtttcttaaatcttgttttttttcttgctaacAACAACAGGACTGCTTTGTTTCTCCATATTCCACCTTTTTTCACAGTGGAGATTCTTATTTCATCTACTGTTTTCCTATATTTACAAGTAATGAACGGCAATAAATAGTCCAATTACCAAAAGATGGCGCAGTTATGTccataaattaaatgaaataatcaATATTACTCTGAATATccctcgggattaataaagtatctatctatctattcatcctAATTCTCTTCCCTTTCTAGTTGTACtttgaagatgaagagaaggagACACTTTACCAAGTAAACCCAGAGGCGCCATTATTAGAAGTCTTGCAGCATAAAAGGTAAATCAACTGAGAcgatgtgtgtttgtagtttgagtgacacctgagtggggggggggggggggggggggggatgtcagGCGTATCCGTCACATGGTTGATGTGTTTCCAAAGACAACGTAGTAATGTGTCTGTAGCTTTAATTTAAAGGGACTCTACTTATTCAGCTCTGTAACTTTGGGGCCTTTGTCTTTGCAGTTACCAAAAGTTTAGCAGACATTAaagttaactgtgtgtgtgtgtggtgctcgCTTGTATCAGTAAACTTCCTTCACCCTCTCAATGTTGTTTCCACtgacttttcctttctttttacaGGTTTTTTGTGAAGGCAGGAAGTCCCAGCTTCATCGTTTTGGTAACGGGATCCTCGTTCAGGAAGCAGTTTATAACGGGAAAGAAAGTACGAGGATTGAAATTGTAGATTGGTTTTCAAGTCTCTGAATTTTAAGACATACAAATTATCTTTCTTTTAATCCCCAAAACACTTCTGTTGTTTTAAGAAAAAAGGCACCAAACCACATATGTGTTTGTGCCTGGGTACACTGTACGACACAGAATCTCAgtgtaaatgaaataaatgaattatcTAAGAGCCAAACTTGTAGATTCTTTCTTGAATGGTTATTAATTGAATTCTTTATTGATTAATCAAACATAaatcaatataaatacaaacacagttGCGAGATTGCGACTACAAGCTGCCGCTGCCCCTTCACATTGAGGAGGGACATTTGAGTTGGTTCAGGCATCTTAACGGGATCCTCCAGGATGCCTCCTGGGAGTAGACCCCGAACAAGCTGACAGGACTACATATCCCATCAGACCTGGGAAAGCCCaaccaggaggagctggaaagcACGGCCGGGGGAATGCGATATCTGGAATACTTACCCAGCTACCTCCGCGACCTGATCTCAGATAAGTGGCAGACAAAGGATGGATGAATTaaatggagaaagaaaacaaatggtaATTGGTGTAAACTGTTGCGTGTTCTTTTAtggtttggttcaatcaagtatttattaagaagcaatgaaaaggcATGAAAAGtaacagcaaagcaatgggcacccAATACACTGCCTCGGCCCTCTAGCAATACTGGGGCAGTCAAGAGTCGTGCCGAACAGCCGGCGGttgaaatattttataacagttgGTAGAACAGGATTGGTCAATAGCGAGGGGAAGTCTTCCTTGATGGTGCGCACCGGAGTCCACcctcttggcactggaatcAGGAAGTGACGAGCAGCTCAGTTtcgctcctcctctgatagttgctggGAAAAATCTTCATATCATGACAGTGCTATTTTGCGTTTTGAGAAAAAGCCTTGAATCGGCTGACGCCTTGTGGGTCTTCAGTAAGAATGCTCAATCTCCAGACAAAACAACGGCATTCTTATCTGCCCTTCAGAAGCTGGGGCTGCTAATGTATTCTTTCTAAGGCGTATGTCATAGTTTTCTTATAAGCACAGTGCATTTATGTATGTGATGTTGATTAAAGCTAAGGACTTATGCTTTAATATGAAAAGTTAGGTATGAGAACAAGTTAAATTATATATCGTATGCCACAGATTCACAGTTCCCACGACAGGCATTATCAGACAGGTGCGAGATTGAACTAtgatgtgacacacacaaacacaccaaccaaCTTCAAGATTAAAACCAGCCATCAACGGCTAATAAAAGTATCTGTGGcaaactcaaaacaggtcaatctgaggaaggctgttttagagGACCCATcctatgcccattttaccacagctgagatggttccttggggtcttaatgaaatgtctgtaacatattttggtcaaaataccacaaggatcatttaaaacagcacctttttaccctgtctaaaacagccctcctctgatgacctctgtagaaatatggctactggagacgaagattcaatcttgcaaccatttcGTTTTGAGCCAGAGTCAGGTGGACCGAAGCCTGGCTGGGAGAGCCCCAGCGCAGCACCGCAGTGGGAACAatgggagctggagctgttgtagcagcagcatccttccacactgttgagttaacgtttagaggtgtcccgggggtctccgcctcgacgaCCGGCATtatcggtcgtaatcccattcgacgcactctagggtatcgtttctgacatagaggaaccacaacaaatcgcgggagttgttttttttccagagtttttgggacggtagacatgccagatacccaaattaacgtgtagaagcactacaaaattggaattttcataatatgtcccctttaaatgatccttttggtattttgaccaaaatatgttacagacatttcattaaagccccaaggaaccatatcagcTGTtataaaatgggcatacgatgggtcctttaagaaAACGTGACATAAGCAAAAGCTTTATCATccactaaactttatttttccGGGCGCTCCTTCTGACTAAAGGACTGAGTGGAAAGTAAAGAACAGGTTTATTTTTAGATGCACAGATGACTAATGTGTTCCACTGATTTCAGTCAGTAATGGTTGGATCAGCTTCCTTTGTCTGAAGTTGTTTGACGGGTTATGAGTTCGGACACAGCTACCAAGCTACCAAGTTTTCTCTTGCTTCAAGGTTCTTGTTGAATGGAATTCCTAAGAGCTCCAGACCTGTCCTACCAGTCATGTACTTATAGCTTTCAATTTCGATTTGTCTTTCTGTCCCGTTTTACCGGTTGTCTTTCTGTGTTGTTCTGTTTTATTCCTGGTTCCTCTTTTCCAGCTGCAACTAGGTATAGAAATGATAATAAATTTACGTTGCACCTTTTAAAAAGAAAGCTGCTACAAAGAAcgtaacacaaacaataatcagAAACAacttaataaatcatttattaataatgaatcaaatacaatttttttttttacattcttttttattttaaatgtgcgGTCAGGACTGATTGATCAGATTGGGTTGATTAAACACATTTCAGATTGAACTGAAACCACCTTTTGGATTTGAATGCCAAATCTCTTCAATTTGTATttgcacataaaaaaataaaaaaataaagtgctATCATTTATTATCATAGAGGCCCCCATCTTTATCATTATGTTATTAATCTATACATGTGATTATTCTTTCACCCTGAAGTCATTCTGTAACAAAACCATCAGCAGCAGGATCTGATCTGAATTTAGAAAATCTGAAGCTGCAAATCTCAGTATGACGTCACAGTGACCCCATGTTGGCTCACAACCATAGGGGGTTGAGCCATCATCATAGGGGGTTGAGCCATCATCATAGGGGGTTGAGCCATCATCATAGTTGGTTGCGCCATCATCACCACTGGCGCCGGCTGATTGTTGATGATGACCACACGGtccttgttgttgtcttttatctcaCGATGCATCTGACACCAGGAGCAGTACAcgcagaaacaggaaacagcgaTGTCTTTACAGATGGAGCCCTTCAGAGACCGGAGTAAAGAAATATTTCAATTcatctatgtatgtatgtagtgAAACTTGTGGTGAATCATCTTTGCATGCTCCGCACCTTGATGCCGTGTCTGCTCCGAATGGAGGACCGGAGACTCGTGGCAGCTGGGGGAGCAAATAGAGGGATCCCACAGAGGCCAAACACAGCCGGGCTGAACAAGTCGCATAAGGGGAGGCAACTGTTCTCTCCGAATCTTCCTGAAACCGTGCAGGCGAGGCAAGGGCAGCACCAGAAGCCATAGCAACCTGAGATGAATTAGTGTTACCGAAGAATGTTCCTAAAATGTGAATCCAAAAAGTAAGAACGTGACAAAATTGTGGGTTTAATTCTTACAAGTACTCGTATCCTCGAAGCAGTCAAAGAGACCAGTTTTCCACTCTCTCAAAGGCTGTGCTGCCATTGGATGTTAGATTGATGaacctgtttacacacacaaaggaaaaagGCAACAGCTCAGGTTTAAGATTTAAGGTTTAAAAACACGAGATCGGCATCTTTAGTTATAATGCGACTAAAGTCCTTTTATAGTCCTTTTGATTTTCAGTAAAAATTCCAACCTCAGAATcgttaaactttatttaatggGATATAATTCAACACTATCAAGTCTCTCCGGTCACACAATATTCTTCTTGAACCTTGTTAACAACTAGAAATGACCAGGATGCTTCTGCTTCCCCCGGAGAGGTTAAGATTTATTGTCAAAACCCTCTTTCCCTCCATGCTGTTCTTAAACCAGTCATATTCCATCGAACTACAACAATGTCAAATATTTGACAAAACTTAAAGCTCTTACCTGACCAAGCCGAGCATGTCCTGTTGCCAGCACGTCCTGTTGCTGAGTATGTCCTGTTGGCAGCTCTCAGCCTGTGTAGGAATTGGCAATGCCTGAGATGAGGAGTGACATCTGGTGCATGTCAGCTCAAAACTAAGCTGCCAAACCTGAATCCATGGGCAGAGACGAGTCGAATCAAAAGTACCTCATCAGTTTCTAGAGCGGAAACTTTCCCTTATAAAAGTGGTGACGTTTATAAAGGCCAGAGGAAAAGAACATGATGGTTTGAAATTGTCCATAATGTTTAAACTTAGCACATAAAGTTACTAAACTAAACTGTGGTGTCCTCAAGTTATGCTGTCATTAAAGACACCAGAGCAGCCATCTACCAAATGCGTTTTTCGGCCTTAAGCTCGAACTTGATAATAAAAGTCAACAAGTTGGGAGAAGGACGTCCATCAAACTCCACAATTGTGTGACCCAGATTTTGAGGTGTTGCAGTACAACTGTGTTCTCCCCATTGTCAAATTGCggataatataaaaaattattttatttcaatgcaCCTTTCTAGGAACCCACAGTAACGTATAAGACATTACAATTAAACCCAAGAGTAATTCAAGTAAAATCAGGTGTTAAAATCAGATTAGCAGAAGAAAACACCCGTCAATACATGAGACGAGAAAGTTAAGACGTAAAATCAAATCTATTTTGGGACAGTTATGCAACGCTTTGGATGCCAACTGCAGTAAAATcttgaagaagaaaaatgtcATCGTCGTGTCAATGATGTCAATGACATGATGGCAGAGCAGTGAGCTgctgcgccacctactggtttCCTAGTGATAATTACTTACTGGTTACTCTGGTCTGCTTTATTGACACCAGTGAGTGAACATTGTTTTCTCAAACTTGGTACATTgataatgttaaataaaactcagtgtgtgtgaatgtgaagttTAGTTTAAATTTTATAATACTTTTGATACACACATAGCTCatgaaaataaagttaattaGTTGAGCTAGTGTATCTCATTCTCTTTCTAAAAGTCTAGGctagttgttttgtgtgtctagCCCTGTACATTTTTTGTCTTGTGTATATCAAGTGAGTTTTTGAGGGTTAAACCACAGCCATAGCATACTGTGAAAACTCAGTATTCAGTCGGAGTACTTATATGCAGGGACCTGGTATTTGTGAACTACTGTTAGGCCTTCATGTATACTAATAGCCTGAgcacatgctttttttttattctggagacaaaccagagcctccacaactcagtctcccagagtgcttcaacatcacacagaggtGTCAAAACCGACCAGAGACACAAGTATCACCCACTATTGGTCACCAGGCCAATATAAGCCCAGTTCTCCCTTCcgcctttttcctctttctacACAACCCTCCGTGAAGAGGCcacctctctttctgctcaaCTTCAAGGAGGGGTGCAGCTTTCCACTCACCGAGTGAGGGAAACCTCCTCCCAATCCAAGCTCTACCAACCTTCAAGCAGGCCTGCCTGGAGCAGACTGCTAAAACCATCCAAAAGGCAGCGATGCAAGGCCCTGCCTAAGAACCAGGAAAAGAGCTGTATCGCACAGCAGGACCACACAAATAGGAGCCACGGACCAGCTAAACGACTTCACTGGACTTCGAACAGCACATCAACCTTTTTCTCTTTCCATGGGCGggtaacacaactgggcttaataattatactagaaTAAGCAAAGCctgtttattcgattctgtgtgatgtttataagtttgatttgtgttgctgtgatattttggttacaagttatttgaaagttaatgttaggTATGTTATGCTCTTCGCAGTCTCTCCTTGCATCCAACAAGTTACTTTCTCTAACTTGGCACCGACACAGACACATCCATATTTCATCATAGGTACACTTCAACTATGAGAGACAGAATGGAGGGAAAGAATCCAGGAAATCACATTGTAGGATTTTTTATGAATTAATCGGTAAATTCCTCGGTAAAATAAGTATTTGGTCACCTACAAACAAGCAAGATTTCTGGCTCTCACAGACCTGTAACTTCTTCTTTAAGAGGTTCCTCTGTCCTCCACTTGTTACCTGTATTAATGGCACCTGTTTGAACTCTTATCagtataaaagacacctgtccACAACTTCAAACAGTCACACTCCAAACTCCACTATGGCCAAGACCAAAGAGCTGTGAAAGGACACCAGAAACAAAATTGTAGACCTGCACCAGGCTGGGAAGACTGAATCTGCAATAGGTAAGCAGCTTGTTGTGAAGAAATCGACTGTGGGAGCaattattagaaaatggaaGACATACAAGACCACTGATAATCTCCCTCGATCTGGGGCTCCACGCAAGATCTCACCCCGTGGGGTCAAAATGATAACAACGGTGAACAAAAATCTCAGAACCACACGGGGTGACCTAGTGAATGACCTGCAGAGAGCTGGGACCAAAGTAACAAAGGCTACCATCAGTAACACACTACACCGCCAGGGACTCAAATCCTGCAGTGCCAGATGTGTCCCCCTGCTTAAGCCAGTACATGTCCAGGCCCGTCTGAAGTTTGCTAGACAGCATTTGGATGATCAAGAAGAGGATTGGGAGAATGTCATatggtcagatgaaaccaaaatagaaCTTTTTGGTAAAAACTCAACCCGTAGtgtttggaggagaaagaatgCCGAGTTGCATCCAAAGAATACCATACCTACTGTGAAGAATGGGGGTTGAAGCATCATGctttgggctgtttttctgcaagGGGACCAGGACGACTTATCAGTGTAAAGGAAAGAATGAATGGGGCCATGTATCGTGAGATTTTGAGTGAAAACCTCCTTCCATCAGCAAGGCCATTGAAGATGAAACGTGGCTGGGTCTGACAATGATCCCAAACACACCGCCCGGGCAACGAAGGAGTGGCTTGGTAAGAAACATTTCAAGGTCCTGGAGTGGCCCAGCCAGtctccagatctcaaccccatagaacagaggtcttcaacagggggtcagcgacccctagggggtccgcggaggtactgcaggggggtcgcgaaatgtttggtAGATTAAACACCTTTTAAAATCAGCTGCTACAAAGAGCTCGACATAAACAATAATCagaaacaactaaataaatcatttattaagaatgaatgaaatacaaaataatttacattattttttattttaaatgtgaaatagaTTGATCTGAAACCACCTTTTGGCTTTGAATGCCAAATTTCTTCAATTTGTATTtgacatacaaaaaaaatgaaatcaagtaCTTTAACAGAGGCCCAAAtctattattatgttattaatcTATACCTGTGATTATTCTTTCACCCTGCAGTCATTCTGTAACAACCATCAGCAGCAGGATTTGATCCGAATTAAAAATCCCTTCAAGACAGAACTTAGTATGGAGAAGCTGCAAATCTCAGTATGACGTCACAGGGATCCCATGTTGGTTCACAACCATAGGGGGTTGCGCCATCATCACCACTGGCGCCGGCTGATTGTTGATGATGACCACGCGGtccttgttgttgtcttttatctcaCGATGCATCTGACACCAGGAGCAGTACACGCAGACACAGGAAATGGCGATGTCTTTACAGATAGAGCCCTTCAGAGACCAGAGTAAAGAAATATGTCAATTCATCTAATGTTTTCAACATGTAGTGAAACTTGTGGTGAATCATCTTTGCATGCTCCGCACCTTGATGCCGTATCTGCTCCGAATGGAGGACCGGAGACTCGCGGCAGCGGGGGGAGCAAATAGAGGGATCCCACAGAGGCCAAACACAGCCGGGCTGAACAAGTCGCATAAGGGGAGGCAACGGTTCTCTCCGAATCTTCCTGAAACCGAGCAGGCGAGGCAAGGGCAGCACCAGAAGCCATAGCAACCTGCGATGAATTAGTGTTACCGAAGAATGTTCATAAAATGTGAATCCAAAATCGACAGAAGTGACAAAATTGTGGGTTTGATTCTTACAAGTATTCGTGTCCTCGAAGCAGTCAAAGAGACCGGTTTTCCACTCTCTCAAAGGTTGTGCTGCCATTGGATGTTAGATCGATGaacctgtttacacacacaaaggaaaaggaCAAAACAGAACAGGTTTAACAGTAAACTACTCGATTACCATTGCAGAGAGTTCCTTAGATACTTTTCTACAGTAAATGTTTCTCTAAGATAAAAACACGAGATCGGCATCTATAGTTATGATTTGACTAAAATCCTTTGATAGTACTTTGATTTTTCCAACCTCAGAATCGTTAACCTTTATTTAATGGAATATAATTCAACACTATCAAGTCTCTTCAGTCACACGATATGCTTCTTGAACCTTGTTAACAACTAGAAATGACCAGGATGATTCTGTTTCCCcggagagggttagggttagggttacaaccttccactaaccctaaccctaaccctaagattTATTGTCAAAACCCTCTTTCCCTCCATGCTCTTCTTAAACAAGTCATATTCCATTGAACTACAACATATCAAATATCTGACGAAACTGAAAGCTCTTACCTGATCAAGCCGAGCACCTCCTGTTTCCGAGTACGTCTTGTTGAACCCTTGTAGGAAGTGGACATGCCTGAGATGAGGAGT
Coding sequences within:
- the LOC128448465 gene encoding cornifelin, with the protein product MAAQPLREWKTGLFDCFEDTNTCCYGFWCCPCLACSVSGRFGENRCLPLCDLFSPAVFGLCGIPLFAPPAAASLRSSIRSRYGIKGSICKDIAISCVCVYCSWCQMHREIKDNNKDRVVIINNQPAPVVMMAQPPMVVNQHGIPVTSY
- the LOC128448461 gene encoding cornifelin — translated: MAAQPLREWKTGLFDCFEDTSTCCYGFWCCPCLACTVSGRFGENSCLPLCDLFSPAVFGLCGIPLFAPPAATSLRSSIRSRHGIKGSICKDIAVSCFCVYCSWCQMHREIKDNNKDRVVIINNQPAPVVMMAQPTMMMAQPPMMMAQPPMMMAQPPMVVSQHGVTVTSY